A single window of Mycobacterium sp. ITM-2016-00318 DNA harbors:
- a CDS encoding type I polyketide synthase yields the protein MNSDDIAIVGLDCRFPKADDPAALWKLLLDGADAIDEIPAERWNAAELHREGAINHLAGGLISDADAFDNDFFGISPREAAAMDPQQRLLLQTVWRALENATLDPRGQAGSNTGVFVGVMANEWAHLHMSDYRAITAQDGSGNGYFMTANRLSYQLDLTGPSLAVDTACSSSLVAAHLAVEALRNRGCDQAVAAGVNLTLTPALNVFYTKAGLAAPDGRCKPFSGKADGIGRGEGVAVVVLRRLADADAEGLPIYATIKGSAVNSDGRSNGITAPNRWAQQQVVATACRTAGISPEQISFLEAHGTGTILGDMIEAKALAHAHRSRRDTPCAIGSIKGNLGHTEGAAGIAGLIKVALSMHHRVVPPSRFADSENEQLRLADGGLRILSEPMELPATSVHAGVSSFGIGGTNCHMVLASAPSAERAPSSDAPSEPGIVTLSADCPEGLRRNALQLAGDLEKNVAPLAQLCWSTNRMKASGESRLAIVVGDRAEAVAALRGDLEMGTAAGLSAGWLFSGQGTQYPGMAAVGERSAVFCAALDEVEEAMEPHLGARIREVMNGEHVDRTEFAQPAIFAMQYAQAQALRRLGAEPAWLLGHSIGEYAAAVVADVFSFDDACRLVVARGRLMQQLPAGGGMLAVRAHVDEVAGFPLDLAAVNGPSEVVLSGAMEAIDDAAHALEQSGFTVRKLNVSHAFHSQLMDPMTAEFASVAAECSYRRPAYPIFSTLHGRLLGDDEPMDADYWAAHVRATVRFADAATEAMQAEPTHLVEFGTKRTLGPMITRSHQNAPPAMNVAADPLGTVAALYRDGLNPEWNLLYPNEARTGHRLSGYSFSTANRFWIKEGAGAVRPATLSAAPKAVTAKDPTKDSTMNDLIALFREQAAVLAAYGQGNLAAATPADAEPQAHSAEDTTAMVRSEIARVSGFPEHKLRPAQTIVGDLGFDSIMVADVFSGLSRKLPGVTFDPAGFGATTTVADVISMAGGQAHQSSPGTAPNASAVTPQFRIGEFEEVKALADRFAFGEAIGVDNPYFRVNDGVTRDTSIIDGAEVINFSSYNYLGMSGHPAVSEAVSDAVRRWGSSCSASRPISGEKPVHRELELELAKLLGTEDAIALVSGHATNVTVIGHLLGEGDLVIHDSLAHDSIMQGCMLSGATRRPFPHNDHAALDELLENIRHQYRRVLIIIEGIYSQDGDIPDLPAFIEVKRKHRALLMIDEAHSIGVLGETGGGIGEHFGVDRTDVELWSGTMSKSLAGCGGYVCGSRELVDFLKYTTPGFVYSVGMPPPTAAASLAAIRTIRSEPEHLQRLNELSALFLALAREAGLDTGDSEGTPVIPCIVGSSATALKLSNALLGRGINANPIIYPAVPEDKARLRFFVTSCHSEEQIRYTVKAIVEELALLTEASEGA from the coding sequence ATGAACTCCGACGACATCGCGATTGTGGGCCTGGATTGCCGTTTCCCGAAGGCGGACGATCCCGCCGCCCTGTGGAAACTGCTGCTCGACGGCGCAGACGCTATCGACGAAATCCCGGCCGAGCGCTGGAACGCGGCCGAATTGCACCGCGAGGGCGCCATCAACCATCTGGCCGGCGGGTTGATCAGCGACGCCGATGCCTTCGACAACGATTTCTTCGGCATATCGCCGCGCGAGGCGGCGGCGATGGATCCGCAGCAACGGCTACTCCTTCAGACGGTGTGGCGCGCGCTGGAGAACGCCACGCTCGACCCTCGCGGGCAGGCCGGTTCCAATACCGGGGTGTTCGTGGGTGTGATGGCCAACGAGTGGGCCCACCTGCACATGAGTGACTACCGCGCGATCACAGCGCAGGACGGTTCGGGCAACGGCTATTTCATGACCGCGAACCGGCTTTCCTACCAACTCGATCTGACAGGTCCGAGCCTCGCGGTGGACACCGCGTGCTCGTCGTCACTGGTTGCCGCGCATCTGGCCGTGGAGGCTCTGCGCAACAGGGGATGCGACCAGGCAGTCGCAGCCGGCGTCAACCTCACACTCACCCCTGCACTCAACGTCTTCTATACGAAGGCGGGCTTGGCGGCTCCGGACGGCCGTTGTAAACCGTTCAGCGGCAAGGCTGATGGAATCGGACGTGGCGAGGGAGTCGCCGTTGTCGTCCTGCGCCGTCTGGCGGACGCAGATGCCGAGGGCTTGCCGATCTACGCCACGATCAAGGGCAGCGCGGTCAACAGCGACGGCCGCAGCAACGGCATCACGGCGCCGAACCGCTGGGCGCAGCAGCAGGTCGTCGCCACCGCATGCCGAACCGCCGGGATTTCGCCCGAGCAGATCAGCTTCCTCGAAGCACACGGCACAGGGACCATCCTGGGCGACATGATCGAGGCGAAAGCACTTGCGCACGCTCACCGTTCGCGCCGCGACACCCCATGCGCGATCGGCTCGATCAAGGGCAACTTAGGCCACACCGAGGGCGCGGCAGGTATCGCAGGCCTTATCAAGGTGGCGCTCAGCATGCACCATCGAGTGGTGCCGCCGTCCCGCTTCGCCGATTCGGAGAACGAACAGCTTCGGCTCGCCGACGGTGGACTGCGGATACTGTCCGAACCGATGGAACTGCCGGCGACATCCGTTCATGCCGGAGTCTCCAGCTTCGGTATCGGTGGCACGAACTGCCACATGGTCCTCGCCAGCGCCCCGTCGGCCGAGCGCGCGCCGTCGTCGGACGCACCGTCGGAGCCCGGAATCGTCACGTTATCTGCAGATTGCCCAGAGGGGTTGCGCCGCAATGCTTTGCAGCTGGCCGGCGACCTCGAGAAAAACGTCGCTCCACTGGCGCAGCTGTGCTGGTCGACAAACCGGATGAAGGCCTCCGGCGAGTCACGGTTGGCGATCGTCGTCGGAGACCGCGCCGAGGCCGTCGCGGCGCTGCGGGGCGACCTCGAAATGGGAACCGCTGCTGGACTGTCGGCGGGCTGGCTGTTCAGCGGCCAAGGCACGCAATACCCCGGCATGGCGGCGGTCGGCGAGCGCAGCGCGGTTTTCTGCGCGGCGCTCGACGAGGTCGAGGAAGCGATGGAGCCGCACCTGGGTGCGCGCATCCGCGAGGTCATGAACGGCGAACACGTCGATCGCACGGAGTTCGCCCAGCCCGCGATTTTCGCGATGCAATACGCGCAGGCACAGGCACTGCGTCGGCTGGGCGCAGAACCGGCGTGGCTGCTCGGGCACAGCATCGGCGAGTACGCCGCGGCCGTCGTCGCCGATGTGTTCAGCTTTGACGACGCCTGCCGATTGGTAGTCGCCCGCGGCCGTCTCATGCAGCAGTTGCCTGCGGGCGGCGGCATGTTGGCAGTCCGCGCTCACGTCGATGAAGTGGCCGGCTTTCCACTCGATCTCGCCGCGGTGAACGGCCCGAGCGAGGTCGTGCTGTCTGGTGCAATGGAAGCGATCGACGACGCCGCACACGCCCTTGAACAGTCGGGGTTCACTGTGCGTAAGCTCAACGTCTCGCACGCGTTCCACTCACAACTCATGGATCCCATGACGGCGGAATTCGCGTCGGTGGCCGCGGAGTGCTCCTACCGACGGCCCGCATACCCGATCTTCTCCACGCTGCACGGCCGATTGCTCGGCGATGACGAACCGATGGACGCGGACTACTGGGCTGCCCACGTCCGCGCCACGGTTCGGTTCGCCGACGCAGCAACCGAAGCGATGCAGGCCGAACCGACACACCTCGTGGAGTTCGGGACCAAGCGCACGCTCGGCCCGATGATCACGCGATCGCACCAAAACGCCCCGCCTGCAATGAATGTCGCTGCCGATCCGCTCGGAACCGTCGCCGCACTTTACCGCGACGGTCTGAACCCGGAGTGGAACTTGCTCTACCCCAACGAAGCTCGAACCGGGCATCGGCTCAGCGGATACTCGTTCAGCACCGCAAACCGGTTCTGGATCAAGGAGGGCGCCGGAGCCGTCCGGCCGGCGACATTGAGTGCTGCCCCGAAGGCGGTTACCGCGAAAGACCCAACGAAGGATTCGACGATGAACGATCTCATCGCGTTGTTCCGCGAACAGGCCGCCGTACTCGCCGCGTACGGGCAGGGCAATCTCGCTGCCGCCACGCCGGCCGATGCTGAACCGCAAGCGCATTCGGCCGAGGACACGACCGCTATGGTGCGCTCTGAGATTGCGCGGGTCAGTGGATTCCCGGAACACAAACTGCGGCCGGCCCAGACTATCGTCGGGGACCTGGGGTTCGACTCCATCATGGTGGCCGACGTGTTCAGCGGCCTCAGCCGCAAACTCCCCGGGGTGACTTTCGACCCAGCGGGGTTCGGCGCGACCACCACAGTCGCCGACGTGATCAGCATGGCCGGCGGGCAGGCGCATCAATCTTCACCAGGGACAGCGCCGAACGCGTCGGCGGTCACCCCGCAGTTCCGGATCGGCGAGTTCGAAGAGGTGAAAGCCCTGGCCGACCGGTTCGCGTTCGGCGAGGCGATCGGCGTCGACAACCCCTATTTCAGAGTCAACGACGGCGTCACTCGCGACACCTCGATCATCGACGGTGCCGAGGTGATCAACTTCTCCAGCTACAACTATCTGGGAATGTCGGGCCACCCCGCGGTCTCCGAGGCGGTGTCGGACGCGGTGCGCCGGTGGGGCAGCTCGTGCTCGGCGTCCCGCCCGATCTCTGGAGAGAAGCCGGTCCACCGCGAACTCGAGCTCGAGCTGGCGAAACTGCTCGGCACCGAGGACGCGATCGCTCTGGTCAGCGGCCACGCCACCAACGTCACGGTGATCGGGCACCTGCTCGGCGAGGGCGATCTGGTAATCCACGACAGCCTCGCTCACGACAGCATCATGCAAGGCTGCATGCTCTCCGGGGCCACCCGCCGGCCGTTCCCGCACAACGACCACGCCGCCCTCGACGAGCTACTCGAAAACATCCGGCACCAGTACCGCCGGGTGCTGATCATCATCGAGGGCATCTACAGCCAGGACGGTGACATCCCCGATCTACCCGCCTTCATCGAGGTCAAGCGCAAGCACCGGGCGTTGCTCATGATCGACGAGGCGCACAGCATCGGCGTGCTCGGCGAAACCGGTGGCGGCATAGGCGAACACTTCGGCGTCGACAGAACCGACGTCGAGCTGTGGTCCGGCACGATGTCGAAGTCGCTGGCCGGCTGCGGCGGATACGTCTGCGGCAGCCGGGAGCTCGTCGACTTCCTCAAGTACACGACGCCGGGCTTCGTCTACAGCGTGGGCATGCCACCACCCACCGCGGCGGCATCGCTCGCCGCGATCCGCACGATCCGCAGCGAGCCGGAGCACCTGCAGCGGCTCAATGAGTTATCCGCGTTGTTCCTGGCGCTTGCCCGCGAGGCCGGCCTCGACACCGGCGACAGCGAGGGCACACCGGTCATTCCGTGCATCGTGGGGAGCTCGGCCACAGCGCTGAAGCTGTCCAATGCTCTTCTCGGGCGGGGCATCAACGCCAACCCGATCATCTACCCGGCCGTGCCGGAGGACAAAGCGCGCCTGAGATTCTTCGTTACCAGCTGCCATTCGGAGGAGCAGATCCGATACACGGTGAAAGCGATTGTCGAGGAGCTTGCGCTCCTCACGGAAGCCTCTGAAGGCGCGTGA
- a CDS encoding MMPL family transporter — protein sequence MAVLTVRQPKMILIAVLALLGVSIVFGAGVSEKLGVGGFVDPASESAQVADYLDQNFPSTPNLVLEVVARDGAVENPAVAAAADRVRQLVEVEPAAKVVGSFTSEPATDLRSDDGRSGLILVHVGGTTDEATKTAIRIIDALPTDDPAIEVRAGGPLGVSVEIEDRVKHDLVISESIALPILLVMLIIVFGSLVAAFLPLAIGITSIVMTLLVLTLMVSVTDVSVHALTVATAFGLGLSIDFGLLMVSRFREERDKGKDHQSAIIATVTTAGRTIIFSAATVTLAMSGLLVFPLYFLRSTALTASAVVILSAVSAIVVLPALLALLGKRIDSLSVIRRKAPLSADSAFWRRCAEAVTKRPLQWAVPVIAVLLVLGIPFLGVQLAMPDERALPSDSNGRLVAESLRDNYTTDTSQAVTLLARNDVRALDDLAAAVSLMDDVVRVVAPGGTFERGELISGPMPGFENDGAAYGLVFLSVGAQSDAAQQLVLAIRAEIDDHQVEVGGPTATLTDTSAAVGDRLPVAILLIALATFVLLFLFTGSVVVPIKALVLNLLMLSAVLGTMVWIFQDGHLAPILGVTPAPLNLSMVVLLCCIAFSLSVDYEIFLLSRIKEARDAGLSNNDAIVVGLGRVGRIISSAALLLTITLLSFANGLSFMKMFGIGTALAIVIDATVIRGVVVPAFLRVAGDLNWWAPRPLKWLHARIGLSEATTETECPPPTRHVEEETERLSPIRAPEPDTVRLPTPSLQLDEETRRLAPLSALDADTVRHAHPTPDRDEETQRLPSIRAPEADTVRHAKPGIIQGRQRTRHTNPKPPGP from the coding sequence TTGGCCGTTCTGACGGTACGGCAGCCGAAGATGATCCTCATCGCGGTCCTAGCTCTACTCGGTGTCAGCATCGTCTTCGGCGCCGGGGTGTCCGAGAAGCTTGGCGTCGGTGGTTTCGTCGACCCGGCCTCCGAATCGGCACAGGTCGCTGACTACCTCGACCAGAACTTCCCCTCGACACCCAACCTGGTGTTGGAAGTCGTCGCGCGTGACGGCGCTGTCGAGAATCCCGCCGTCGCGGCGGCTGCAGATCGAGTGCGGCAGCTTGTCGAGGTCGAACCCGCGGCGAAGGTGGTCGGATCGTTCACTTCCGAACCGGCCACGGATCTGCGCAGTGACGATGGTCGCTCCGGTCTCATCCTCGTGCATGTCGGCGGAACCACTGACGAGGCGACGAAGACGGCGATCCGGATCATCGACGCGCTGCCCACCGACGACCCGGCGATCGAAGTGCGTGCAGGCGGCCCGCTAGGCGTATCGGTAGAGATCGAGGACCGAGTCAAACACGATCTCGTCATCAGCGAGAGCATCGCTCTACCCATTCTGCTCGTCATGCTGATTATCGTTTTCGGCAGTCTCGTCGCCGCCTTCCTGCCTCTTGCCATCGGTATCACGTCGATCGTCATGACACTGCTGGTGTTGACGCTCATGGTCAGCGTCACCGATGTGTCGGTGCACGCGCTCACCGTGGCGACAGCGTTCGGTCTCGGGTTGTCCATCGACTTCGGCCTGCTGATGGTGTCGCGATTCCGGGAGGAACGCGACAAGGGCAAGGACCATCAGTCGGCCATCATCGCGACCGTGACGACCGCCGGTCGAACGATCATCTTCAGCGCAGCAACTGTCACCTTGGCAATGTCCGGACTTCTGGTATTCCCCCTCTACTTCCTTCGGTCGACCGCTCTCACCGCGAGCGCCGTAGTGATCCTGTCGGCAGTCAGTGCGATCGTCGTGTTGCCGGCGCTGCTGGCCCTGCTGGGAAAGCGAATAGATTCGCTTTCGGTCATCCGCCGAAAGGCTCCTCTCTCTGCAGACTCGGCGTTCTGGCGGCGTTGCGCCGAGGCGGTGACGAAAAGGCCGCTGCAGTGGGCCGTGCCGGTGATTGCAGTCCTGCTGGTGCTCGGCATTCCCTTCCTCGGCGTGCAGCTCGCCATGCCCGACGAACGAGCGCTACCGTCCGATTCCAATGGACGGTTGGTGGCCGAATCGCTGCGCGACAACTACACGACCGACACGTCGCAGGCGGTGACGTTGTTGGCCCGCAACGATGTCCGCGCGCTCGATGATCTTGCCGCTGCGGTGTCACTCATGGACGATGTGGTGCGCGTGGTTGCACCCGGTGGCACGTTCGAACGCGGCGAGCTCATCAGTGGCCCAATGCCAGGGTTCGAAAATGATGGTGCTGCCTATGGTTTGGTCTTTCTATCGGTAGGCGCGCAGTCGGACGCCGCTCAACAGCTCGTGCTCGCAATCCGTGCGGAGATCGATGACCACCAGGTGGAGGTCGGCGGTCCGACCGCCACACTCACCGACACCAGCGCCGCAGTCGGCGACCGGCTTCCGGTGGCAATTCTGCTGATCGCTCTGGCCACGTTCGTGCTGCTGTTCCTGTTCACGGGCAGCGTCGTGGTGCCGATAAAGGCGCTCGTCCTGAACCTGCTGATGCTGAGCGCGGTCCTCGGCACAATGGTCTGGATCTTCCAGGACGGACACCTGGCCCCGATCCTCGGAGTCACCCCCGCGCCGCTGAACCTGTCCATGGTTGTCCTGTTGTGCTGCATCGCGTTCAGCCTGTCCGTCGATTATGAGATCTTCCTGCTCAGCCGGATCAAGGAAGCCCGCGACGCGGGGCTGTCGAACAACGACGCCATCGTCGTCGGGCTTGGGCGGGTAGGCCGGATCATCAGCAGCGCCGCGCTCTTGCTCACAATTACGTTGTTGTCCTTCGCCAACGGGCTGTCCTTCATGAAGATGTTCGGCATCGGTACCGCGCTGGCCATTGTCATCGACGCCACCGTGATTCGCGGTGTCGTGGTACCCGCATTTCTGCGTGTCGCAGGCGACCTCAACTGGTGGGCGCCGCGGCCGCTGAAGTGGCTGCACGCACGCATCGGACTCAGTGAAGCCACGACCGAAACCGAGTGCCCGCCACCGACACGTCACGTGGAAGAAGAGACAGAGCGACTCTCGCCAATCCGCGCGCCAGAACCCGACACCGTCCGGCTCCCAACGCCGTCACTACAGCTGGATGAGGAGACACGGCGACTCGCACCGTTAAGCGCACTGGACGCCGACACCGTCCGGCACGCACATCCGACACCTGATCGAGACGAGGAAACGCAGCGACTCCCGTCGATACGCGCACCCGAGGCCGACACCGTCCGGCACGCAAAGCCCGGGATCATTCAAGGCCGTCAGCGGACAAGGCATACCAACCCGAAACCGCCGGGGCCGTAG
- a CDS encoding fatty acyl-AMP ligase: MTMDDNGSTATPCVAPKDLVSQLRSQFELFADTRCFTFLNESGRRLVPEALSFGELDRDAREVAAWLSSRPDTDRPVLLLFEPGIDFWRAFLGCLYAGVVAVPTPLPMDERSMKRVAGILRDADSSLALTTEKLRGLLTAGIEGFDLERPLQCVAIDNAPLADADSWTMPRFASDIVAFLQYTSGSTGAPKGVAVTHGNMVSNETAMSEALRASSKSVLVGWIPHFHDMGLIGQLLAFFNGANLVTMSPLAFLKQPVRLLKALSDYHGTITAAPNFAYDLIARRVTPEQLAGLDLSAWEVALNGAEPVRRRTVERITEVLAPVGFSPSAMRPGYGMAEVTLMATVSRGVPRHLDADADSLEQHRYLPAKDRAISLVSSGEPAPGVEVRVVEPETLEALAEDRVGEIWLRSASVASGYHNRPAETIERFRAHTSDGEHPYLRTGDLGLLHADELYVTGRLKDLLIINGRNLYPQDIEEFVQDVHPAVSGSRGCVIPVDVDDAERLVLIQAVKPELLGDMSFRELAAAVKGAVARAFEVPAPGVVFVNRAGIHLTTSGKVQRASMRTTYLDGELTDVLHQEHLR; this comes from the coding sequence ATGACCATGGATGACAACGGGAGCACTGCAACGCCCTGCGTTGCTCCCAAAGACCTCGTTTCGCAGCTGCGGTCGCAATTCGAGTTATTCGCAGATACTCGCTGTTTCACGTTCCTGAACGAGTCTGGCCGACGTCTCGTTCCCGAGGCGCTGAGTTTCGGCGAGCTCGACCGTGATGCCCGCGAGGTCGCCGCGTGGCTCAGTTCACGACCGGACACCGATCGTCCGGTGCTGCTCCTGTTCGAGCCGGGTATCGATTTCTGGCGCGCGTTCCTCGGCTGCCTTTATGCCGGAGTCGTCGCTGTGCCCACCCCGCTTCCCATGGATGAGCGGAGCATGAAGCGCGTCGCCGGGATACTTCGCGATGCGGACAGCAGCCTGGCGTTGACCACCGAGAAGCTGCGCGGACTGCTCACCGCGGGCATCGAGGGATTTGATCTCGAGCGCCCACTGCAGTGCGTGGCGATCGACAACGCGCCGCTCGCCGATGCGGACTCGTGGACGATGCCGCGTTTCGCCTCCGACATCGTCGCGTTTCTTCAGTACACGTCCGGGTCGACCGGAGCCCCGAAGGGCGTGGCCGTGACCCACGGCAACATGGTGAGCAACGAGACGGCAATGTCTGAAGCCCTCCGGGCAAGCAGCAAGTCGGTGCTGGTCGGCTGGATCCCGCACTTTCACGATATGGGCCTCATCGGCCAGTTGCTGGCGTTCTTCAACGGAGCCAACCTCGTCACCATGTCGCCGCTGGCGTTTCTGAAGCAACCCGTCAGGCTGCTGAAGGCGCTCAGCGATTACCACGGAACCATTACCGCGGCACCGAATTTCGCCTACGACTTGATCGCGCGGCGAGTGACTCCCGAGCAACTCGCCGGCCTTGATCTGTCTGCTTGGGAAGTCGCCCTCAACGGCGCCGAGCCCGTTCGCCGCCGCACCGTCGAGCGAATCACCGAAGTCCTTGCTCCGGTCGGCTTTTCGCCGTCGGCGATGCGCCCTGGGTACGGCATGGCTGAGGTGACACTGATGGCCACCGTGAGCCGCGGCGTTCCGCGCCACCTTGACGCCGACGCCGACTCCCTCGAACAGCACCGCTACCTACCCGCCAAGGACCGCGCCATCAGCCTGGTCAGCTCGGGCGAGCCGGCACCTGGAGTCGAGGTGCGAGTCGTCGAACCCGAGACCCTCGAGGCGCTCGCCGAAGACCGGGTCGGCGAGATCTGGCTGCGCAGTGCCAGCGTGGCAAGCGGTTACCACAACCGTCCTGCGGAGACGATCGAACGGTTTCGCGCCCACACTTCGGATGGAGAGCATCCTTATCTGCGCACCGGCGACCTCGGGCTACTCCATGCTGACGAGCTCTACGTCACCGGTCGCCTCAAGGATCTGTTGATCATCAACGGCCGCAACCTGTATCCACAGGACATCGAAGAGTTCGTACAGGACGTGCACCCCGCGGTGAGCGGTTCGCGCGGATGCGTGATTCCAGTCGACGTCGACGATGCTGAACGTCTTGTCCTGATTCAGGCCGTCAAGCCTGAGTTGCTCGGTGATATGAGCTTTCGCGAGCTCGCCGCCGCAGTCAAGGGCGCCGTCGCCCGCGCCTTCGAGGTCCCCGCCCCCGGCGTGGTGTTCGTCAACCGGGCTGGGATTCACCTCACCACCAGCGGCAAGGTGCAGCGGGCATCGATGCGGACCACGTACCTCGACGGCGAACTCACCGACGTTCTGCACCAGGAACACCTGCGATGA
- a CDS encoding acyl carrier protein, whose translation MNANRRPILGWLTKQLASYLEVPATAINPMVPLAEMGVDSVHAISLVGDVELHFDIEVDPTMIFDYPTLSRIADFIGTSVAEREQVA comes from the coding sequence ATGAACGCAAACCGCCGCCCGATCCTCGGCTGGCTCACCAAGCAACTCGCTTCATACCTCGAGGTACCGGCGACCGCCATCAACCCCATGGTTCCCCTGGCCGAAATGGGCGTCGACTCCGTGCACGCCATCAGCCTCGTCGGTGACGTCGAACTGCATTTCGATATCGAGGTCGACCCGACGATGATCTTCGACTACCCCACCCTGTCGCGCATCGCCGACTTCATCGGCACCAGCGTCGCCGAGCGCGAGCAGGTGGCATGA
- a CDS encoding thioesterase II family protein: MRLFCFHHAGGGGAMFNAWSKALGPGVDVVPVEVLNRERFATLRHLVGEVNDQLKSAFDDPHVFFGHSFGALLAYRLACLRAASDAQLPCVLLVSSFAPPHLPAPIPAVDHLDDHQLTALLSDLGGIPPELADWPDLRDRAVATARIDLRLCMTDSEAEPVVLSCPIHAFGGSNDPLVNEFDLHEWRSRTSGEFSVQILRGGHFYLSDASQLLATLRPMLSRLPVVSEKC; this comes from the coding sequence GTGCGGTTGTTCTGCTTCCATCACGCCGGCGGTGGCGGGGCGATGTTCAACGCGTGGAGCAAGGCGCTCGGACCGGGCGTCGATGTAGTTCCGGTCGAGGTCCTCAACCGTGAACGATTCGCGACGCTGCGCCATCTCGTGGGAGAGGTCAATGACCAACTGAAATCGGCATTCGACGATCCGCATGTGTTCTTCGGTCACAGCTTCGGCGCCCTGCTGGCATACAGGTTGGCGTGCCTACGAGCGGCGTCGGACGCTCAGTTACCTTGCGTTCTGCTGGTGTCGTCCTTTGCGCCACCTCATCTTCCGGCGCCGATACCAGCGGTTGACCACCTCGACGATCACCAGCTGACGGCGCTGTTGTCCGACTTGGGCGGCATCCCGCCGGAGCTCGCCGATTGGCCCGACCTGCGCGATCGAGCTGTCGCGACGGCACGAATCGACCTGCGCCTGTGCATGACCGATTCGGAAGCCGAACCGGTCGTGCTGTCCTGCCCGATCCACGCCTTTGGTGGCAGCAACGACCCGCTGGTGAACGAGTTCGATTTGCACGAATGGCGGTCGCGAACATCCGGCGAATTCTCCGTGCAGATCCTGCGGGGTGGTCACTTCTATCTAAGCGACGCGTCTCAGCTGTTGGCGACCCTGCGGCCCATGCTGTCCAGACTGCCGGTGGTGAGCGAGAAATGTTGA